The proteins below come from a single Cylindrospermopsis raciborskii Cr2010 genomic window:
- the rpsU gene encoding 30S ribosomal protein S21, with protein sequence MTQVVLGENEGIESALRRFKREVSKAGIFQDMRKNRHFETPLEKEKRKAIARHKQRRQQRTRLK encoded by the coding sequence ATGACACAAGTAGTTTTAGGGGAAAATGAAGGAATTGAGTCAGCTTTGCGTAGGTTTAAGCGGGAAGTTTCCAAAGCGGGAATTTTCCAGGACATGCGCAAAAACCGTCATTTTGAAACCCCATTAGAAAAAGAAAAGCGAAAAGCAATAGCTAGACACAAGCAACGTCGTCAGCAAAGAACTCGCTTGAAGTAG
- a CDS encoding RNA recognition motif domain-containing protein yields MSIYVGNLSYDVTLEDLKSAFSKYGNVSKVQLPTDKETGRPRGFGFVDMSSEAEENAAIDALNGAEWMGRQLKVNKARPREERSSQGTWGGGRSGGGGRDRRY; encoded by the coding sequence ATGTCGATTTATGTTGGAAACCTGTCCTATGATGTGACATTAGAAGATCTGAAAAGTGCTTTCTCTAAATATGGCAACGTGAGCAAAGTGCAGCTACCTACTGATAAGGAAACAGGTCGTCCACGGGGGTTTGGTTTTGTAGATATGTCCAGTGAAGCTGAAGAGAACGCAGCAATTGATGCTTTAAATGGTGCAGAATGGATGGGTAGACAACTAAAAGTAAACAAGGCTAGACCCCGTGAAGAAAGATCTTCCCAGGGTACTTGGGGAGGAGGACGTTCTGGCGGTGGTGGTCGCGACCGTCGTTATTAA
- a CDS encoding 3'(2'),5'-bisphosphate nucleotidase CysQ family protein, giving the protein MIDLQHILKITRGVSWGAANLLRSYYRGTVGDGNLDIKYEQDAPVTIADLAVSEYILSRLQAAFGQEKFGYICEETYKSQPGQHPAELVWIIDPLDGTKDFIGKTGEYALHIALVQNNRAILAVVAIPEAEKIYYATKGGGTFMETANGCQQLKVTNNKTIEDLILVVTRSHRNERLEYLLANLPCKQQKAIGSVGCKVTAIVEAQADVYISLSGKSAPKDWDIAAPELILTEAGGKFTHLDGSPLEYNTGDVNQWGCLLASNFPEHEILSQKAKEILTEFAT; this is encoded by the coding sequence GTGATCGATTTACAACACATACTAAAAATCACTCGTGGAGTCAGCTGGGGAGCAGCCAACCTACTCAGGTCCTATTATCGGGGAACCGTGGGGGATGGAAACCTAGATATTAAATATGAACAGGATGCTCCTGTAACCATAGCAGATCTGGCAGTTAGTGAGTACATACTCTCACGGTTGCAAGCAGCTTTTGGTCAAGAAAAATTTGGTTATATCTGTGAAGAAACTTATAAAAGTCAACCGGGTCAACACCCTGCAGAATTGGTTTGGATTATAGACCCCCTAGATGGGACAAAGGATTTTATTGGTAAAACCGGAGAATATGCCCTACATATTGCTTTAGTACAAAACAACAGAGCAATTTTAGCAGTTGTAGCTATACCAGAAGCAGAAAAAATCTATTATGCTACCAAAGGTGGTGGTACTTTTATGGAAACAGCCAATGGCTGCCAGCAACTAAAAGTAACTAACAACAAAACAATAGAAGATTTAATTCTGGTAGTCACCCGTTCTCACAGAAATGAGAGGTTAGAATATTTACTGGCAAATCTTCCTTGTAAACAACAAAAAGCTATTGGTAGTGTGGGTTGCAAAGTGACCGCTATTGTTGAAGCACAAGCAGACGTTTACATTTCCCTCTCCGGTAAGTCCGCCCCCAAGGACTGGGATATAGCTGCTCCCGAACTAATTTTAACGGAAGCAGGAGGTAAATTTACTCATTTAGATGGCAGTCCCTTAGAATATAACACCGGTGATGTGAACCAATGGGGTTGTTTACTGGCTAGTAACTTTCCGGAACATGAAATACTATCCCAGAAAGCCAAAGAAATATTAACTGAATTTGCAACATAG
- a CDS encoding sugar kinase has protein sequence MKKSALFIGLITLDLIYLAESPPKNNQKLVAMDYTVAAGGPATNASVTFSYLDNNSTILGVLGSHHLTKLISTDLANYEVKIIDLDPHKNTPPPVSSIIVTQQTGERAVISLNAVKSPGEISSIPSNILEGIDLILIDGHQMVASKTLVMKAKNQNIPIVMDGGSWKEGLEEILPYIDYAICSANFQPPPCETRQDIFTYLMGFNIPYIAITQGEKPIEYYSIGQTGSIHVPQIKTVDTLGAGDIFHGAFCHYILQSSFTMALALASQIAAKSCELFGTRRWMEEQKP, from the coding sequence ATGAAAAAATCCGCTTTATTTATTGGTTTAATCACCCTGGACCTAATTTATCTAGCCGAATCACCACCTAAGAATAATCAAAAATTAGTTGCCATGGACTATACTGTAGCAGCTGGTGGGCCTGCAACCAACGCTTCCGTTACATTTAGTTATCTAGATAATAACTCTACAATTTTAGGTGTTTTAGGTTCCCATCATCTGACAAAATTAATTAGCACAGACTTAGCCAACTATGAAGTCAAAATAATCGACTTAGATCCTCATAAAAACACACCGCCTCCCGTATCCTCAATTATTGTTACCCAACAAACAGGGGAGCGGGCAGTAATTTCCCTGAATGCGGTCAAAAGTCCTGGGGAGATCAGCTCAATTCCCAGCAACATATTAGAGGGTATAGATCTAATTTTAATTGATGGACATCAAATGGTTGCCAGTAAAACCCTCGTCATGAAGGCCAAAAATCAGAACATTCCCATTGTCATGGATGGAGGTAGCTGGAAAGAAGGACTGGAAGAAATTTTGCCCTATATCGACTATGCCATTTGTTCAGCCAACTTTCAACCTCCTCCATGTGAAACCCGTCAAGATATTTTTACCTATCTCATGGGATTTAACATTCCCTATATAGCAATCACCCAAGGAGAAAAACCTATAGAGTATTATAGCATTGGTCAAACAGGTTCTATCCATGTACCTCAAATCAAAACTGTTGACACCTTGGGCGCTGGAGATATTTTCCATGGTGCTTTTTGCCATTACATTCTACAATCTAGTTTTACCATGGCCTTGGCATTAGCCAGTCAAATTGCAGCTAAATCCTGTGAACTATTTGGCACACGGCGGTGGATGGAGGAGCAAAAACCGTGA
- the rsmI gene encoding 16S rRNA (cytidine(1402)-2'-O)-methyltransferase, which produces MQAEPKPGTLYIVGTPIGNLEDMTFRAVRILQAVDIIAAEDTRHTGKLLQHFQVHTPQISYHEHNRTGRIPEILTYLHYGKAIALVSDAGMPGISDPGHELITACVAAGIDVVPIPGATAAITALSVSGLATSKFVFDGFLPAKRQHRREYLATLLTETRTLVFYESPHRLRETLEDLGEILGGSRTMVMARELTKLYEEIWRGDIKEAIAYYREKDPQGEYTLVVGGASPSQPEITEAQLRAELLEIIKQGVSRSQASRQLAQETSISRRYLYQLALSIDQEGV; this is translated from the coding sequence ATGCAAGCTGAACCGAAACCAGGAACATTATATATCGTTGGTACTCCCATTGGAAATTTGGAGGATATGACCTTTCGGGCGGTACGAATTTTACAAGCTGTGGACATAATCGCAGCGGAAGATACTAGACATACAGGCAAATTATTACAGCATTTTCAAGTTCACACCCCCCAAATCAGTTATCACGAACATAATCGCACTGGCCGCATTCCCGAAATTTTGACCTACCTACATTATGGTAAGGCGATCGCCTTGGTCAGTGATGCGGGAATGCCAGGAATTTCTGACCCGGGTCATGAGTTAATTACAGCTTGTGTAGCTGCAGGAATTGATGTTGTTCCCATTCCCGGTGCTACGGCGGCTATTACGGCTTTAAGTGTTTCTGGATTGGCAACAAGTAAGTTTGTTTTTGATGGATTTTTACCAGCTAAGCGTCAGCATAGGCGAGAATATTTGGCAACCTTATTAACGGAAACTAGAACTTTGGTGTTTTATGAATCACCCCATCGGTTAAGGGAGACACTGGAGGATTTGGGAGAGATTCTAGGTGGAAGTAGAACCATGGTGATGGCTAGGGAATTAACTAAATTATATGAGGAAATTTGGCGAGGAGACATAAAAGAGGCGATCGCCTATTACCGGGAAAAGGATCCCCAGGGGGAATATACTTTAGTAGTGGGGGGAGCATCACCAAGTCAACCTGAAATTACAGAAGCTCAACTGAGGGCTGAACTTTTAGAAATAATCAAACAGGGAGTGTCTCGCTCCCAGGCCAGCAGACAGTTGGCTCAAGAAACTTCTATTTCTCGCCGTTATTTGTACCAGTTAGCACTTTCTATTGACCAAGAGGGTGTTTGA
- the rpsU gene encoding 30S ribosomal protein S21, with protein sequence MTQVVLGENEGIDSALRRFKRQVSKAGILADVKYHRHFETPLEKRKRKAVAARRKRRFK encoded by the coding sequence ATGACCCAAGTGGTTCTAGGAGAAAACGAAGGAATAGATTCAGCCCTACGTCGGTTCAAACGCCAGGTTTCTAAAGCTGGTATTTTAGCTGACGTTAAGTATCATCGTCACTTTGAGACCCCCCTGGAAAAGCGCAAACGGAAAGCTGTGGCCGCCAGACGGAAACGCCGTTTTAAATAA